Proteins co-encoded in one Christiangramia fulva genomic window:
- a CDS encoding enoyl-ACP reductase FabI has product MVAEFKDTNYWALILGGSSGLGYASARKLAKHGMNIIIIHRDRRSEIPDIEEAFDEIRESGVKFESFNSDAVQQENREDLVNKITEILGENGKIRTLLHSIAKGNLKPMTGDEPNLENIDFKLTIDAMALSLYDWAQAIFKRNLFAKDARIISFTSDGNKKAWKNYAAVSAAKVTLEAITRSMALELAPYGIRANCIQAGITVTRSFQMIPGNETLRVHALKHNPFRRLTVPNDVANAVYLLSKDEASWITGSIIPVNGGEHLM; this is encoded by the coding sequence ATGGTAGCAGAATTTAAAGATACGAATTACTGGGCGTTAATACTTGGCGGCAGCAGCGGCCTGGGTTATGCCAGCGCGCGAAAATTGGCAAAACACGGGATGAATATCATTATTATCCATCGCGACAGAAGGTCTGAAATTCCCGATATCGAAGAAGCTTTTGACGAAATTAGGGAATCGGGGGTAAAATTCGAAAGTTTTAATTCTGATGCCGTTCAGCAGGAAAACAGGGAAGATCTGGTTAATAAAATCACTGAAATCCTGGGTGAAAATGGTAAAATCAGAACCCTGCTTCACAGTATTGCCAAAGGAAATTTAAAACCTATGACCGGCGATGAGCCAAACCTTGAAAATATAGATTTCAAGTTAACCATAGATGCGATGGCCTTGAGCCTTTACGATTGGGCACAGGCAATATTTAAAAGAAATCTTTTCGCAAAGGATGCCCGAATAATTTCTTTTACCAGTGACGGCAACAAAAAAGCCTGGAAGAATTATGCCGCGGTTTCTGCAGCAAAGGTTACACTGGAGGCCATCACTCGCAGTATGGCCCTGGAGCTTGCACCATATGGGATAAGAGCGAATTGCATACAGGCAGGTATCACCGTAACCAGATCTTTCCAGATGATTCCCGGAAACGAAACCCTAAGGGTACACGCGCTTAAACACAATCCTTTTAGAAGGTTAACTGTGCCCAACGATGTCGCTAATGCGGTATATCTTCTCAGCAAGGACGAGGCGAGCTGGATCACCGGTTCTATTATTCCTGTGAACGGCGGTGAACATCTAATGTAA
- a CDS encoding beta-ketoacyl-[acyl-carrier-protein] synthase family protein: MKRRVVITGMGVASPNAVGLADFRNAIREGRSGIRFFPELEKLKFKCQIGGKPEISEKMLQEYFSPLQLRGLNSSGIFYGVIAGKDAWKDAGLLIEEKEKPDWNSGIIFGTGILGVDKFREAIHLIDEGKTRRLGSTSVLQTMASGISAYLGGILGCGNQVTTNSSACTTGTEALLMGFDRISSGKAERMLVGSCADDGPYVWGGFDAMRILPANYNSTPEKASRPMSESAAGFVPGSGAGALLLEDLDSAKKRGAKIYAEVLGGEINSGGQRGGGSMTAANDEAVQRCIVKALENCSLKKDEIDGINGHLTATKGDVTEIKNWVNALGRKGKDFPLINSLKGMTGHCLSASGSIECVASVLQLSDNFIFPNINCEDLHPEIVKLITSENIPRETLQTEVKTIAKASFGFGDVNAVVIFKKYIA, encoded by the coding sequence ATGAAACGAAGAGTGGTAATTACGGGAATGGGTGTTGCATCTCCCAATGCGGTGGGTTTGGCTGATTTTCGGAATGCGATTCGGGAAGGCCGAAGCGGAATCCGTTTCTTTCCTGAACTCGAAAAGCTGAAATTCAAATGCCAGATAGGAGGTAAGCCCGAAATTTCTGAAAAAATGCTGCAGGAATATTTTTCCCCTTTGCAGTTACGCGGATTGAACAGCAGCGGAATTTTTTATGGAGTGATCGCCGGAAAAGACGCCTGGAAAGATGCCGGATTGCTTATAGAAGAGAAGGAAAAACCCGACTGGAATTCAGGGATTATTTTTGGAACTGGTATTCTTGGGGTAGATAAATTCAGAGAGGCGATTCATCTTATAGATGAAGGTAAAACCCGCAGGCTTGGCAGTACCAGCGTTTTACAGACCATGGCGAGCGGAATAAGCGCTTATTTAGGAGGAATTTTAGGATGTGGCAATCAGGTAACTACCAATTCTTCTGCCTGTACTACGGGTACCGAAGCTCTTTTAATGGGATTTGACAGGATTAGCAGCGGAAAAGCAGAAAGAATGCTGGTAGGAAGTTGCGCTGATGATGGACCTTATGTATGGGGAGGATTTGATGCCATGCGAATTCTACCTGCTAATTATAATTCCACGCCTGAAAAAGCTTCGCGGCCAATGAGTGAATCAGCAGCGGGATTTGTTCCCGGAAGCGGAGCGGGCGCTTTGCTTCTTGAAGATCTGGATTCGGCTAAAAAGCGAGGCGCAAAGATCTATGCGGAAGTCCTGGGCGGAGAAATAAATAGCGGCGGCCAAAGGGGAGGAGGCAGCATGACCGCAGCCAATGATGAAGCCGTGCAGCGATGTATTGTGAAGGCGCTTGAAAATTGCTCTCTTAAAAAGGATGAAATTGACGGAATTAACGGCCATTTGACTGCAACGAAAGGAGATGTGACTGAAATTAAGAACTGGGTAAATGCTTTAGGCAGAAAGGGAAAAGATTTTCCGCTGATCAATTCTCTCAAAGGAATGACCGGCCATTGCCTTAGTGCATCGGGAAGTATAGAATGTGTCGCTTCTGTTCTTCAGCTATCTGACAACTTTATTTTTCCGAATATTAACTGTGAAGATCTGCATCCGGAGATTGTAAAATTAATTACTTCAGAAAATATTCCGCGTGAAACTCTTCAAACAGAGGTTAAAACTATAGCAAAAGCGAGTTTTGGTTTTGGTGATGTAAATGCGGTTGTTATCTTTAAAAAGTATATTGCTTAA
- a CDS encoding SOS response-associated peptidase, whose protein sequence is MCYRTKLNSKLSALERSLDARFIEPEKYTPQDEINAFTFSETPVIIDENRGEIDMFHWGLIPFWAKDDKIKKMTLNSKIETASEKPAFRNSVNNRCLVIADGYYEWQWLDSKGREKQKFLIQPVDQEIFAFAGIYSFWENPQTKHQLKSYSILTTEANELMSEIHNTKKRMPVILKKQDTKSWLAGEDLQKFAFPYEVELKAQPVL, encoded by the coding sequence ATGTGCTACAGAACCAAACTCAATTCTAAACTTTCTGCCCTGGAAAGATCACTGGACGCGAGATTTATTGAACCTGAAAAATACACGCCTCAGGATGAGATCAATGCCTTTACATTTTCAGAGACTCCGGTGATCATAGACGAAAATCGCGGTGAAATAGATATGTTCCACTGGGGATTAATTCCGTTCTGGGCAAAGGATGATAAGATCAAAAAAATGACCCTGAATTCTAAAATTGAAACCGCAAGCGAAAAACCTGCATTCAGAAATTCAGTTAATAATCGATGCCTGGTTATAGCAGACGGTTATTATGAATGGCAATGGCTGGATTCTAAAGGAAGGGAAAAACAGAAATTTCTTATTCAGCCGGTAGATCAGGAAATTTTCGCTTTTGCAGGGATCTATTCCTTTTGGGAAAATCCGCAGACCAAACATCAGCTGAAATCTTATTCCATACTTACCACCGAGGCGAATGAATTGATGAGTGAAATACACAATACCAAAAAGCGTATGCCGGTGATTCTTAAAAAGCAGGATACCAAATCCTGGCTTGCCGGCGAAGACCTGCAAAAGTTTGCGTTCCCATATGAGGTGGAATTAAAAGCTCAGCCAGTGTTATAA
- a CDS encoding acyl-CoA dehydrogenase family protein, whose amino-acid sequence MLQNVLLEREIYASEEHKMMQKMIQDFINNEMLDQMDEWEKNGMVNREIWERAGELGLLCIDMPEAYGGSGFDFSFSALFIEELAKKGVTGPGFSLHSDVVAPYLLKYGTEAQKQKYLPAMATGKMITSLGMTEPNCGSDLQAITTTAVDKGDHYLVNGQKTFITNGCMCDMSLVAVKTGKGTENEGISLLIIESDSEGFTKGKPLKKIGMKAQDTCELFFDNVKVPKENLLGEEGSGFKIMMTELARERLIVALNAIGGAEGAIENTIEYTSTRTAFKKPIASFQNTQFKLAECATQLQVHQTFLDRCTILVSKHQLTAESASMAKYSATEMHNKVVDECLQLFGGYGYMWDYPIARMYADNRVARIYAGTNEIMKILIVRGLFKELFQQMKADRKARQ is encoded by the coding sequence ATGTTACAAAATGTTTTATTAGAACGCGAAATATACGCATCAGAAGAACATAAAATGATGCAAAAGATGATTCAGGATTTCATTAACAATGAAATGCTTGATCAAATGGATGAATGGGAAAAAAACGGCATGGTGAACCGGGAGATCTGGGAACGTGCCGGGGAATTGGGATTGCTATGTATCGATATGCCTGAGGCATATGGTGGCAGCGGATTCGATTTCAGTTTTAGCGCTTTATTTATTGAAGAGTTGGCCAAAAAGGGAGTTACCGGTCCGGGTTTTTCATTACATTCAGATGTGGTTGCGCCATATCTTTTAAAATATGGTACTGAAGCTCAAAAACAAAAGTATCTACCCGCCATGGCTACAGGAAAAATGATCACCTCACTTGGTATGACAGAGCCTAACTGCGGTAGTGACCTTCAGGCTATCACAACAACGGCGGTAGACAAAGGAGATCATTATCTGGTAAATGGGCAGAAAACTTTCATTACTAATGGCTGTATGTGTGATATGTCTTTAGTAGCCGTAAAAACCGGAAAAGGAACAGAGAATGAAGGCATCTCTTTATTGATCATAGAAAGTGATTCAGAAGGTTTTACCAAGGGAAAACCACTCAAAAAAATTGGGATGAAAGCCCAGGACACCTGTGAATTATTCTTCGATAATGTTAAGGTTCCGAAAGAAAATTTATTAGGTGAAGAAGGTTCAGGTTTTAAAATTATGATGACCGAATTGGCCAGAGAGCGCCTTATAGTTGCGCTGAATGCTATTGGCGGTGCAGAAGGAGCCATAGAAAATACCATTGAATACACTTCAACAAGAACCGCTTTTAAAAAACCGATTGCCTCATTCCAGAATACACAATTTAAACTTGCCGAATGCGCCACACAATTACAGGTTCACCAGACATTTTTAGATCGTTGTACCATATTAGTTTCAAAACATCAATTAACAGCTGAAAGTGCATCAATGGCGAAATATTCAGCAACCGAAATGCACAATAAAGTTGTGGATGAATGTCTGCAGTTATTTGGAGGTTATGGCTATATGTGGGATTATCCAATTGCACGTATGTATGCCGATAATAGAGTTGCCAGAATTTATGCCGGTACTAATGAAATTATGAAAATTCTCATTGTTCGGGGTTTGTTTAAAGAGTTGTTCCAACAAATGAAGGCTGATAGAAAAGCCAGGCAATAG
- a CDS encoding 4'-phosphopantetheinyl transferase family protein, producing the protein MIGNDLIDFKAASKNSRLLNARFRKKAFTPGEEKFIDESDYPEKTFWTIWSMKEAAYKARQRETNSPPKLNPVKFECFPSDDLKSGIVRAFGKIYHSKTQFSKIYIHSIASAEDNIQFFLKFYSKNSDYKARFSSLISRKFLPGIEISVEKNTFKIPSFHLKDSTGTLPVSISHDGNLAALVFPLIKS; encoded by the coding sequence ATGATCGGGAACGATCTTATTGATTTTAAAGCAGCCTCTAAAAATTCAAGATTATTAAATGCTCGATTTCGAAAGAAAGCTTTTACCCCGGGAGAAGAAAAATTTATAGACGAAAGCGATTATCCTGAGAAAACTTTTTGGACGATCTGGTCAATGAAGGAAGCTGCTTATAAGGCACGCCAGAGGGAAACAAATTCACCTCCTAAACTCAACCCTGTAAAATTTGAATGTTTTCCTTCAGATGATCTGAAATCTGGTATTGTTCGTGCCTTTGGAAAAATTTATCATTCAAAAACTCAATTTTCAAAAATTTATATTCACAGCATTGCTTCCGCAGAAGATAACATCCAGTTTTTTCTGAAATTCTATTCGAAAAACAGCGATTATAAAGCGAGATTTTCATCTTTGATTTCCAGGAAATTCTTACCTGGCATCGAGATTTCCGTTGAAAAAAATACTTTTAAAATTCCCAGTTTTCACCTGAAAGATTCAACCGGAACTCTACCTGTTTCCATTAGCCACGACGGGAATCTGGCGGCGCTGGTTTTTCCGTTAATTAAGTCCTAA
- a CDS encoding formate/nitrite transporter family protein, producing the protein MTEAKKEEIKKKKQEKVDQKIGSSKSEDKTKTKTHGEILRQQIIEGCETYDRHSRSILLSSFTAGLEMGFSFLLIGTVFHFFSGYFPEKALFKLIAFVYPVGFILVILGQSILFTEQTSLLTLPVLSNKRSVLSLFKIWGLVILGNLTGGILISLTLVWIGPRLGIFTEADVAKIGQHFSDFEFYTIFISSVLAGWLMGLLSWLVTSSRETIGEIFIIYLITAVMGFAGLHHSIIGNIEIFSGMLVSPDIDLFIYLKTLFLSIIGNAVGATVFVALLKYRAFVFNIKNI; encoded by the coding sequence ATGACAGAGGCCAAAAAAGAAGAAATTAAAAAGAAAAAACAGGAGAAAGTCGACCAGAAGATCGGATCTTCTAAAAGTGAAGATAAAACCAAAACCAAGACTCACGGCGAAATTCTCAGGCAGCAGATCATTGAAGGTTGTGAAACTTATGACCGTCATTCAAGAAGTATTCTTCTAAGTTCTTTTACTGCCGGCCTTGAAATGGGGTTCAGTTTTTTGCTGATAGGCACCGTTTTTCATTTTTTCAGTGGTTATTTTCCCGAAAAAGCCCTTTTTAAACTTATTGCTTTTGTATATCCGGTTGGATTTATACTGGTCATCCTTGGGCAATCCATTCTTTTTACTGAACAAACCTCTTTACTGACTTTGCCTGTTCTTAGCAATAAAAGGAGCGTTCTTAGTCTTTTCAAAATATGGGGACTTGTAATACTCGGAAATCTCACCGGCGGAATCTTAATTTCACTCACCCTGGTGTGGATAGGACCGAGGCTGGGAATTTTCACGGAAGCTGATGTGGCTAAAATTGGTCAACACTTCAGTGATTTTGAATTTTATACCATTTTTATAAGCTCTGTGCTTGCCGGTTGGTTAATGGGGCTACTTTCCTGGCTGGTGACCTCTTCAAGAGAAACCATAGGCGAGATCTTTATTATTTATCTTATCACTGCTGTCATGGGTTTTGCCGGTTTACATCACAGTATTATAGGAAATATTGAAATTTTCAGCGGGATGCTTGTTTCACCTGATATTGATCTCTTTATTTACCTGAAAACCCTGTTTTTATCGATCATAGGGAATGCCGTTGGAGCCACCGTTTTCGTGGCCTTGCTGAAATACAGGGCATTTGTCTTCAACATTAAAAATATTTGA
- a CDS encoding nucleoside deaminase — MIPKDFPRRMMSRAIHLAREGRDMDNGKPFGAVVTKGEEIIAEARSEVICTGDFTQHAILRTIRKASRKLKSRKLSGCVLYTSCEPCMMCLGAAYWADFDYIYFGASAQDAVTRGFSYSGMYRNSDPHQRHDEFKMIQLCREEAIQVLKAARKENLKT, encoded by the coding sequence ATGATACCAAAGGATTTTCCACGAAGAATGATGAGCCGGGCCATTCATTTAGCCCGGGAGGGAAGAGATATGGATAATGGAAAGCCTTTTGGTGCTGTAGTAACCAAAGGTGAAGAGATCATTGCCGAAGCCCGTAGTGAAGTAATTTGCACCGGCGATTTCACTCAACACGCCATTTTACGTACCATTCGCAAGGCTTCCAGGAAACTTAAGAGTCGGAAATTGAGCGGATGTGTTCTTTATACCAGCTGTGAGCCCTGTATGATGTGCCTGGGTGCGGCATATTGGGCAGATTTTGATTATATTTACTTTGGTGCCTCGGCACAGGATGCTGTAACTCGAGGTTTTTCCTACAGTGGCATGTATAGGAATTCTGATCCTCATCAAAGGCATGATGAATTTAAAATGATACAGTTATGCAGGGAAGAAGCAATTCAGGTTTTGAAAGCCGCCAGAAAAGAAAATTTAAAAACATAA
- the hpf gene encoding ribosome hibernation-promoting factor, HPF/YfiA family, whose translation MEAIFEFVQLDKSENLESFTQKKLNKLENKYNWIVRANVFFKRDENQKPDGYICEIKLSVPGPEIFAQSNENSFEAAIAQTVSDLERQCSKRKAKMTSH comes from the coding sequence ATGGAAGCAATATTTGAATTTGTACAATTGGATAAGAGCGAAAACCTTGAATCTTTCACACAGAAAAAATTGAACAAGCTGGAGAATAAATATAATTGGATTGTACGGGCAAATGTCTTCTTTAAAAGGGATGAAAATCAGAAACCTGACGGATATATTTGTGAAATAAAACTGAGTGTTCCTGGACCAGAGATCTTTGCTCAATCTAATGAAAATTCTTTTGAAGCTGCGATCGCCCAAACGGTTAGCGATCTTGAAAGACAATGCAGTAAACGCAAAGCCAAAATGACCTCTCATTAA
- a CDS encoding 3-hydroxyacyl-ACP dehydratase FabZ family protein has translation MNKEEILSFLPYSRPFLFVDRLLDIDENAVSGTYTFSEKLDFYKGHFKDYPVTPGVILTECMAQIGLVCLGIFLLNKEGELKQKPKLAMTSAEVEYLQPVYPGETVKVISRKKYFRFNKLRCEVVMYNEKDEKVCTGNLAGMILRKNS, from the coding sequence GTGAATAAAGAAGAAATACTATCATTCTTGCCCTATTCCAGGCCTTTTCTTTTCGTGGACAGGCTACTCGATATCGATGAAAATGCTGTTTCCGGAACCTATACTTTTTCTGAAAAACTCGATTTCTATAAAGGCCATTTTAAGGATTATCCTGTTACTCCGGGCGTGATCCTTACCGAATGCATGGCGCAGATAGGTCTTGTGTGCCTGGGAATTTTTCTTCTGAATAAGGAGGGTGAATTAAAGCAAAAGCCCAAACTGGCCATGACCTCTGCTGAAGTTGAATACCTTCAACCCGTTTATCCGGGTGAGACCGTTAAAGTGATTTCCCGAAAGAAATATTTTCGGTTTAATAAATTACGCTGTGAAGTAGTGATGTATAATGAAAAAGATGAAAAAGTTTGTACGGGCAATCTCGCCGGAATGATCTTAAGAAAAAATTCATGA
- a CDS encoding DUF4251 domain-containing protein, whose amino-acid sequence MKNKITLALQGLVAIFTLALIFSCGSGRNINADENENLQKLVQSRHFEIENDWAAPLRGSQINLIGNTNYIRFVNDSVMVYLPYFGVRYSGGGYNSEGGFKFEGIPENLQFGKDKKDNTVITFETDQGSENLDFRITLYGNKNAVTNVNSSDRDAISYRGDVHEWKEQE is encoded by the coding sequence ATGAAAAATAAAATAACTTTAGCACTGCAAGGATTGGTAGCAATTTTCACTCTGGCCTTAATTTTTTCCTGCGGAAGCGGCAGAAATATAAACGCTGATGAAAATGAAAATCTGCAGAAACTTGTTCAAAGTCGTCATTTTGAAATTGAGAATGACTGGGCAGCTCCTTTAAGAGGCTCACAGATTAATTTGATCGGTAACACCAATTATATAAGATTTGTTAATGACAGTGTGATGGTTTATCTGCCGTATTTTGGAGTAAGATATTCCGGAGGTGGTTATAATAGCGAAGGCGGATTCAAATTCGAGGGAATTCCTGAAAACCTTCAGTTTGGCAAGGATAAAAAAGATAATACCGTAATAACTTTTGAAACAGATCAGGGAAGCGAAAACCTGGATTTCAGAATTACTCTATACGGAAATAAAAATGCGGTGACCAATGTAAACAGTTCTGATAGGGATGCAATTTCGTATCGTGGTGATGTACATGAATGGAAAGAACAGGAGTAG
- a CDS encoding acyl carrier protein — translation MSEKEIISRLKKIVQPYVQRPEGLENFRESTSFIGDLEINSANLVDVVLDVEDEFDIEIDNDSMEGMQTVGDAKKIIQQKLA, via the coding sequence ATGAGTGAAAAAGAAATAATTAGCCGTTTAAAAAAAATAGTTCAGCCTTACGTACAAAGACCTGAAGGTCTGGAAAATTTCAGGGAAAGTACTAGTTTTATCGGGGACCTGGAGATAAATTCTGCAAATCTTGTTGACGTGGTGCTTGATGTTGAAGATGAATTCGATATTGAAATAGACAATGATTCTATGGAAGGTATGCAAACGGTGGGCGATGCGAAAAAGATCATTCAACAAAAACTTGCCTGA
- a CDS encoding aconitate hydratase, translated as MAKLNVTQKLIKSHLLEGKMEPGNEIGIKIDQALLQDATGTLVQLELEAMGLKKAQTEVAVQYVDHNLLQTDYKNADDHLFLHSAAQRFGIWYSRPGNGVSHPVHMQRFGKPGKTMVGSDSHTPAGGSLGMLAIGTGGLDVAAAIAGQPYYVKMPQVMGVKLTGKLPDWVSAKDIILEMLRRYDVKGGVGKVIEYYGEGLKQLSAMDRHVIANMGAELGATTTVFPSDEETKRFLKAQKREEDWTELIADEGCEYDLQDEIILDELIPLIAKPTSPGNVVPVREVEGREISQVVIGSSANPGLRDFWIAGAIVEDKAVNNDVSFDINPTSRQMIQNMIENRAFANLIKAGARFHQSGCMGCIGMGEAPASDTISLRTMPRNFPDRSGTKDDNVYLCSPETAAASALTGKITDPRDLEKLYGMKYPKFEYPEIEIINTEMLVAPPEDGTDIKLKKGPNIATLPEIKAIKDEYKVPVLLKMGDNISTDEILKAGAEVLPFRSNLPEISKFSYSVIDESFYDRAMEARDEYGGHVVVARDNYAQGSSREHAALAPKYLGQVAVIGNSYARIAWQNLVNFGILPLEFTNKEDYDKIEQGDIIILKNFKDDVRENNPVKVTIHKEGGEDVEIETTHSMSERQVNILLKGGIINEFKERLEEQNLKA; from the coding sequence ATGGCTAAACTTAATGTCACCCAAAAACTCATAAAAAGCCATCTCCTCGAAGGTAAAATGGAACCGGGAAACGAGATAGGGATAAAAATAGACCAGGCACTACTGCAGGATGCTACAGGAACTCTAGTGCAGCTGGAATTAGAAGCGATGGGTTTAAAAAAAGCCCAGACAGAAGTCGCAGTACAATATGTAGATCACAATTTGCTTCAAACCGATTATAAAAATGCCGATGATCATCTTTTTCTTCATTCTGCCGCCCAAAGATTTGGTATTTGGTACAGCAGGCCGGGGAATGGTGTGAGTCATCCTGTGCATATGCAAAGATTTGGAAAACCTGGAAAAACAATGGTAGGCTCAGATAGTCATACCCCTGCAGGTGGTTCCCTTGGAATGCTGGCAATTGGAACTGGAGGCCTGGATGTTGCAGCCGCGATCGCCGGTCAGCCATATTATGTAAAAATGCCACAGGTGATGGGGGTAAAGCTTACCGGTAAACTACCCGATTGGGTAAGCGCAAAAGATATCATTCTTGAAATGCTTAGAAGGTATGACGTAAAAGGCGGAGTAGGGAAGGTGATCGAGTATTACGGCGAAGGCCTTAAGCAGCTCAGCGCGATGGATAGGCATGTAATTGCCAATATGGGGGCTGAATTAGGTGCGACAACCACCGTTTTTCCAAGTGATGAAGAGACAAAAAGATTTCTGAAAGCTCAAAAACGTGAAGAAGACTGGACAGAACTCATTGCCGATGAAGGTTGCGAATATGATCTTCAAGATGAAATAATCCTTGATGAGCTTATTCCTTTAATTGCGAAGCCAACCAGCCCTGGAAATGTGGTGCCGGTTCGCGAAGTGGAAGGAAGGGAGATCAGTCAGGTAGTGATAGGCTCTTCAGCCAATCCCGGTTTAAGGGATTTCTGGATCGCAGGGGCCATTGTAGAAGATAAAGCGGTGAATAATGATGTTTCTTTTGATATCAATCCAACTTCCAGGCAAATGATCCAGAATATGATAGAAAATCGGGCTTTTGCCAATCTCATTAAAGCTGGCGCCCGTTTCCACCAGTCTGGTTGTATGGGATGTATAGGTATGGGCGAAGCTCCGGCCTCAGATACCATTAGTTTAAGGACCATGCCACGAAATTTTCCAGATCGCTCAGGAACAAAAGATGATAATGTCTATCTCTGTAGTCCTGAAACTGCAGCCGCTTCAGCCTTAACAGGTAAGATCACCGATCCGCGTGACCTGGAAAAACTTTACGGAATGAAATATCCGAAATTTGAATATCCTGAAATTGAAATTATCAATACCGAAATGCTTGTTGCGCCACCTGAAGACGGGACTGATATAAAACTCAAAAAAGGTCCGAATATCGCGACACTTCCTGAAATTAAAGCTATTAAAGATGAATATAAAGTTCCTGTTTTGCTGAAAATGGGTGATAATATTTCAACTGATGAAATACTAAAGGCAGGGGCAGAGGTACTGCCTTTTAGAAGTAACTTACCTGAAATTAGCAAATTTTCCTATTCGGTGATCGATGAAAGTTTTTATGACCGTGCAATGGAAGCCAGGGACGAATATGGAGGTCATGTAGTGGTGGCGCGCGATAATTACGCGCAGGGTTCCAGCCGTGAACATGCCGCACTGGCTCCAAAATATCTCGGTCAGGTCGCCGTAATTGGCAATTCATACGCTCGTATTGCCTGGCAAAATCTGGTGAATTTCGGTATTCTTCCACTGGAGTTTACTAATAAAGAAGATTATGACAAAATAGAGCAGGGAGACATCATCATTCTGAAAAACTTTAAAGATGATGTGCGGGAAAATAATCCTGTGAAAGTGACTATTCATAAAGAAGGAGGAGAAGATGTTGAAATAGAAACCACTCACAGCATGAGTGAACGACAGGTGAATATTCTTCTTAAAGGCGGAATTATTAATGAATTTAAAGAAAGACTGGAGGAGCAGAACCTGAAGGCTTAA
- a CDS encoding type III polyketide synthase translates to MNVKIAGIEKELPPYSRTTDEILPLAESWLEGQDDRFRRKVLKIFEGAGVDKRYSIMDPEEVFTNTSFEEKNNIYVREVKKLGREVLKKSLKSAGWNASSLDFIITVSCTGIMIPSLDAYLINELQLKQDITRLPVTEMGCAAGISGMIYAYNFLKSNPGKRAAVIAVESPTATFQLDDYSMANMVSAAIFGDGAACVLLSSEENIEGPKILGEEMYHFYDATHLMGFDLTNGGLQMILDPAVPETISQHFPEIIHPFLKKHGSSIEKLDHLIFHPGGKKIVQTVSELFGKLGKNIDDTREVLKLYGNMSSATVLYVLERFYKRDLQKGEQGMMLSFGPGFSAQRILLEW, encoded by the coding sequence ATGAATGTAAAAATTGCCGGAATTGAAAAAGAACTACCACCTTATTCTAGAACTACTGATGAAATTCTTCCCCTGGCTGAAAGCTGGCTGGAAGGTCAGGATGACAGGTTCCGGCGAAAAGTACTGAAGATCTTTGAAGGAGCCGGAGTAGATAAGCGCTATTCCATAATGGATCCCGAAGAAGTTTTTACAAATACTTCTTTTGAAGAAAAAAATAATATCTACGTGCGCGAAGTAAAGAAACTTGGCCGTGAGGTATTAAAAAAATCCCTGAAGAGCGCCGGATGGAATGCTTCTTCTTTAGATTTTATTATAACCGTTAGCTGTACGGGTATCATGATCCCTTCACTAGATGCATACCTTATAAACGAACTTCAGCTAAAGCAGGATATTACCCGGCTTCCGGTGACCGAAATGGGGTGCGCCGCGGGTATTTCAGGGATGATCTATGCCTACAATTTTTTGAAATCCAATCCGGGAAAAAGAGCTGCTGTAATCGCCGTAGAAAGTCCTACGGCAACTTTTCAGCTGGATGATTACAGTATGGCCAATATGGTTAGCGCGGCAATATTTGGGGATGGCGCGGCCTGTGTGCTGTTATCTTCAGAAGAAAATATTGAAGGACCTAAAATTCTGGGCGAAGAGATGTATCATTTTTATGACGCTACTCATTTGATGGGTTTTGATCTTACTAATGGAGGCTTGCAAATGATCCTCGATCCTGCCGTTCCCGAAACCATATCCCAACATTTTCCAGAAATCATTCATCCTTTTCTCAAAAAACATGGTTCTTCCATAGAAAAATTAGATCATTTGATCTTTCATCCAGGAGGAAAAAAGATCGTGCAGACGGTTTCTGAACTTTTTGGTAAATTAGGGAAGAATATAGATGATACCCGGGAAGTGTTAAAACTATACGGAAATATGAGCAGCGCCACTGTACTTTATGTGTTGGAACGTTTTTACAAACGAGACCTTCAAAAAGGAGAGCAGGGGATGATGCTGAGTTTTGGTCCCGGATTTTCAGCTCAAAGAATTTTACTGGAATGGTAG